Proteins encoded by one window of Schistocerca nitens isolate TAMUIC-IGC-003100 unplaced genomic scaffold, iqSchNite1.1 HiC_scaffold_212, whole genome shotgun sequence:
- the LOC126220894 gene encoding uncharacterized protein LOC126220894, translating into MHVRQHRYPYTRPPIAHSRSVFNIINGAPAARRGRSHDAAATFAPTHSRTAKQLADPPTQHSRQTKTTAAAATKQNKHLAPSVRQKTNGQAHRPLLTTTTQRHAAPFPPLSIHSARDPVVDDDTRRARFPQPTPFRHYARLHPTPVATALLHALSPPPPPPPPPPPPPPLSPFPYTTTQPKTHSRPKHNNMARASAHTPNQSPSTQPHARHGKTGVLPRCHQSSTNNHTGGTTNNCRPAGNHQTHIPARHHTPLGSRFAKT; encoded by the coding sequence atgcacgtacgacaacaccgctacccgtacacaaggcctcccattgcacacagccgctctgtgttcaacatcatcaatggcgcgcccgcggctcgtcgcggtcgcagccatgacgccgccgccacttttgcaccaacacattcacgcaccgcaaaacagctcgccgacccaccgacacagcacagccgacaaacaaaaacaaccgcggcggcggcaacaaaacaaaacaaacacctcgcaccaagcgtccgacagaaaacaaacggacaggcacacaggcctctgctaacgaccacgacacagcggcacgctgcccctttcccgccactctcgattcacagcgcacgcgaccccgtcgtcgacgacgacacgcgacgggctcgcttcccgcaacctacacctttccgccactacgcacggctccacccgacgcccgtcgcaacggcactactgcacgcactatcacccccgccgccgccgccgccgccgccgccgccgcctcctcctctctcccccttcccgtacacaacaacacagccaaaaacacactcacgacccaaacataacaacatggcacgtgcatcggcgcacacccccaaccagtcaccgtcgacacaaccacacgcaaggcacggaaaaaccggcgtccttccacgttgccatcaaagcagcacaaacaaccacacaggaggaaccaccaacaactgccggccggccggcaaccaccaaacgcacattcccgctcgccaccacacacctctcggcagccgtttcgcaaagacatga